A portion of the Thunnus albacares chromosome 5, fThuAlb1.1, whole genome shotgun sequence genome contains these proteins:
- the her12 gene encoding hairy-related 12, which yields MAPCSTNYSSIHHIRISERDNIKLRKPIVEKMRRDRINSCIEQLKIILEKEFHKQEPNSKLEKADILEMTVSFLRQQLQPGLCQSDYSQGYSHCWRDSLHFLSAGSNTEASVTPLQGLQQQEQQLLQAQRASSSSPVCSTLRPTTLQDGSSSSSSRGPVWRPW from the exons ATGGCTCCCTGCTCCACCAACTACTCCTCTATTCACCACATCAGGATTTCTGAGAGAGACAACATCAAA ttaAGAAAACCTATTGTGGAGAAAATGCGCAGAGATCGCATCAACAGCTGCATCGAGCAGCTCAAgatcattctggagaaagagtTTCACAAGCAAGAGCCCAACTCCAAGCTGGAGAAAGCCGACATCCTGGAGATGACTGTGAGCTTCCTaaggcagcagctgcagccggGCCTCTGCCAGAGTGACTACAGCCAAGGCTACTCTCACTGCTGGAGGGACTCTCTGCACTTCCTGTCTGCCGGCTCCAACACGGAGGCCTCTGTCACTCCTCTGCAGGGCctccagcagcaggagcagcagctcctccaggCCCAGAGAGCCAGCAGCTCCTCCCCAGTCTGCTCCACCCTCAGGCCCACCACGCTGCaggacggcagcagcagcagcagcagcagaggtcCCGTATGGAGGCCTTGGTAG
- the LOC122982718 gene encoding transcription factor HES-5-like yields MAPTVFGQANFSKEHLTPAHKLRKPMVEKLRRDRINTSIEQLKSLLSPEFLRQQPDSKQEKADILEMAVSYLRGWQQQKQQQQASMTSGLMSAGDGYSCCVQEAVSFLSHCEVQTQAHRRLLSHFQGLQASSRTSHSPCTLSPPGSPLHQVSSSKGVSQAGCALWRPW; encoded by the exons ATGGCACCCACTGTTTTTGGACAAGCAAACTTCTCTAAGGAACACCTGACTCCAGCTCATAAG CTGAGAAAGCCAATGGTGGAGAAACTGCGTAGAGATCGCATCAACACCAGCATCGAGCAGCTGAAATCCCTGCTGAGTCCTGAGTTCCTCAGGCAGCAGCCCGACTCCAAGCAAGAGAAAGCTGACATCTTGGAGATGGCTGTGTCCTATCTGAGGGgctggcagcagcagaagcagcagcagcaggcaagCATGACCTCTGGCCTGATGTCGGCCGGCGACGGCTACTCCTGCTGTGTGCAGGAGGCCGTCAGCTTCCTGTCCCACTGTGAGGTCCAGACTCAGGCCCACAGGCGGCTGCTCAGCCACTTCCAGGGCCTGCAGGCGTCCAGCAGGACCAGCCACAGTCCCTGCACCCTCTCCCCTCCGGGCTCACCGCTCCATCAGGTCAGCTCCAGCAAAGGTGTGAGCCAGGCCGGCTGTGCTCTGTGGAGACCCTGGTAG
- the LOC122982940 gene encoding transcription factor HES-5-like, translating into MAPCSTKDSSGHHIRISVKDNIKLRKPVVEKMRRDRINSCIEQLKIILEKEFHKQEPNSKLEKADILEMTVSFLRQQLQPGLCQSDYSQGYSHCWRDSLHFLSAGSNTEASVTPLQGLQQQEQQLLQAQRASSSSPDCSTLRPTTLQDGSSSSRGPVWRPW; encoded by the exons ATGGCTCCCTGCTCCACCAAAGACTCTTCTGGTCACCACATCAGGATCTCTGTGAAAGACAACATCAAA ttaAGAAAACCTGTTGTGGAGAAAATGCGCAGAGATCGCATCAACAGCTGCATCGAGCAGCTCAAgatcattctggagaaagagtTTCACAAGCAAGAGCCCAACTCCAAGCTGGAGAAAGCCGACATCCTGGAGATGACTGTGAGCTTCCTaaggcagcagctgcagccggGCCTCTGCCAGAGCGACTACAGTCAAGGCTACTCTCACTGCTGGAGGGACTCTCTGCACTTCCTGTCTGCCGGCTCCAACACGGAGGCCTCTGTCACTCCTCTGCAGGGCctccagcagcaggagcagcagctcctccaggCCCAGAGAGCCAGCAGCTCCTCCCCAGACTGCTCCACCCTCAGGCCCACCACGCTGCaggacggcagcagcagcagcagaggtcCCGTATGGAGGCCTTGGTAG